From Micromonas commoda chromosome 15, complete sequence, one genomic window encodes:
- a CDS encoding predicted protein, with protein sequence MFKLILRPTVRRDPPDDGVELRVTEDDASSKGAKRKRAPPTKGPCEHGRVRSKCKECGGGSICEHGRERHRCKECGGGSICEHGRRRSRCNECGGASICEHGRRRSECKECGGSQICELGRVRSTCKECGGSQICEHGRIRYQCKECGGASICEHGRQRSQCKECGGASICEHGRQRYYCKDCSGSGICEHGRERKQCKDCGGSQICEHGRGRSKCKECGGASICEQVVSANSARSACKECRAAKAGTR encoded by the exons atgtTCAAGTTGATTTTGCGGCCGACCGTGAGGAGGGATCCCCCCGATGACGGTGTCGAGTTGAGGGTGACGGAGGACGATGCGTCGAGCAAGGGCGCGAAGCGGAAGAGGGCCCCTCCCACAaaggggccatgcgagcacggtcgtgtacgctctaagtgcaaggagtgcggtgggggctcaatctgtgagcacggtcgtgagcgccacaggtgcaaggagtgcggtgggggctcaatctgcgagcacggtcgtcgccgctctaGGTGCAacgagtgcggtggtgcatcaatctgcgagcacggtcgtcggcgctctgagtgcaaggagtgcggtgggtctcaaatctgcgaacttggtcgtgtacgctctaCATgtaaggagtgcggtgggtctcaaatctgcgagcacggtcgtatacgctatcagtgcaaggagtgcggtggggcctcgatctgcgagcacggtcgtcagcgctctcagtgcaaggagtgcggcggggcatcgatctgcgagcacggtcgtcagcgctatTATTGCAAGGATTGCagtgggtctggaatctgcgagcacggtcgtgagcgcaaACAGTGCAAAGATTGCGGTGGctctcaaatctgcgagcacggtcgtgggcgctctaagtgcaaggagtgcggtggtgcatcaatctgcgagcagGTCGTCAGCGCAaacagtgcaaggagtgcg tgcaaggagtgtcgCGCCGCAAAGGCTGGAACGAGGTGA
- a CDS encoding predicted protein, with translation MSAFTASAVAAPCAAKLLASRRSVAARTPAMAAKRVANKANKRAPLSVAAKAGPSGEVKKVVLAYSGGLDTSIILKWLQDTYGCEVITFTADLGQGEELEPARAKAEQMGVKQIYIDDLREEFVRDYVFPMFRANAIYEGTYLLGTSIARPLISKRQIEIAKEVGADAVCHGATGKGNDQVRFELGYYGLKPDIKVIAPWREWDLNSRTKLLDYAEKNGIPIAKNKRQEAPYSMDANLLHISYEGLALEDPWVEYTEDMFTRSVAPENAPDTPTYLEIEFEKGDPVAINGERMSPAAMLTALNKYGGDNGIGRLDIVESRFVGMKSRGVYETPGGTLLLHARRGIESICLDRGESHLKDELMPRYAELIYNGFWFSPEREMLQAAIDRCAENVNGTVRVKLYKGNVDVVGRKSAQSLYNANIASFEDDGGAYDQKDAAGFIKLNALRLRTLGTQRGVPK, from the exons AtgagcgcgttcaccgcgtccgcggtcgccgcgccgtgcgccgccaagctgctcgcgtcccgcagatccgtcgcggcgaggacacCCGCGATGGCTGCGAAGCGCGTCGCCAACAAGGCCAACAAGCGCGCGCccctctccgtcgccgccaaggctggtCCCTCCGGCGAGGTCAAGAAG GTCGTGCTCGCGTACTCCGGCGGCCTCGACACCTCCATCATCCTCAAGTGGCTCCAAGATACCTACGGCTGCGAGGTGATCACCTTCACCGCCGACCTCGGCcagggcgaggagctcgagcccgcgcgagccAAGGCTGAGCAGATGGGCGTCAAGCAG ATTTACATCGACGACCTTCGCGAGGAGTTTGTCCGGGACTACGTCTTCCCGATGTTCCGAGCCAACGCGATATACGAGGGCACCTACCTCCTCGGCACCTCCATCGCCCGCCCGCTCATCTCCAAGCGCCAGATCGAGATCGCCAAGGAggtgggcgccgacgcggtgtgCCACGGCGCCACCGGCAAGGGCAACGACCAGGTGCGCTTCGAGCTCGGGTACTACGGCCTTAAACCAGACATCAAAGTCATCGCGCCGTGGCGCGAGTGGGACCTCAACTCCCGCACCAAGCTCCTCGACTACGCCGAGAAGAACGGCATCCCCATCGCAAAGAACAAGCGCCAGGAGGCGCCCTACTCCATGGACGCCAACCTCCTCCACATCTCCTACGAGGGTTTGGCGCTGGAAGATCCATGGGTGGAATACACCGAGGACATGTTCACCaggtccgtcgcgccggaaAACGCCCCGGACACCCCCACGTACCTAGAGATCGAGTTCGAGAAGGGCGACCCCGTCGCGATCAACGGCGAGCGCATGTCCCCGGCCGCCATGCTCACCGCCCTCAACAAGTACGGCGGCGACAACGGCATCGGTCGCCTCGACATCGTCGAGTCCCGATTTGTGGGCATGAAGTCTCGCGGGGTGTACGAAACCCCGGGTGGCACCCTGCTGCTCCACGCCAGGCGCGGCATCGAGTCCATCtgcctcgaccgcggcgagtccCACCTCAAGGATGAGCTCATGCCGCGTTACGCTGAGCTCATCTACAACGGGTTCTGGTTCTCCCCCGAGCGCGAAATGTTGCAGGCGGCCATCGACAGGTGCGCCGAGAACGTCAACGGCACCGTTCGAGTTAAGCTCTACAAGGGTaacgtggacgtcgtcggaagGAAGAGCGCGCAGTCGCTGTACAACGCGAacatcgcgtcgttcgaggacgacggcggcgcgtacgatcagaaggacgccgccggcttcaTCAAGCTCAACGCCCTTCGACTCCGGACGCTGGGCACCCAGCGCGGGGTTCCGAAGTGA
- a CDS encoding predicted protein, protein MTRAPPLAALVALLLLAVHRCDGAIHPYRAARFTPTDGAHVLRAGREGLYASAYVRFEDVEFRRSRSHASRFTGADSEGKDTGAVHAVLFELKDHFRIGWTDPRAGTRHLCCDSPDLVADTGCVMNDVLIAPPDDGREPEPGWPWVRRVEFVGDHAVRSMSAEQVTVTRDGMYYLWFVTCDASLGESLTVTGRTTWRNPHGYLPGMMRHTRPFFGTLALAYGGLVFWWTAKVAKVHVKRPDVVTQLHHCVTAVVAASFTEAFLWYADYEYFNAVGVRPVALTLLAVFFSAARESASRTLVLVVSTGYGVVRPTLGGLSTKVVGLGTAYFVAAVALDVATHVGNVDDLTQTTRVLLVVPVALMDATYILWIFSSLSRTLTQLRARRQLAKLALYARFTNVLAVSVVGSVMWILYETWFRATDALNQKWQVDWVVGAFWHVLSFLLLGAICVLWAPSDDAATQFAYGEVSGKDDATGAMFDGFEGWDFGDGDASGGGYSDEEDGREREMRKVPAGHMGGGKGMGVGQTPLKGGDVFLMDSDDEREARLARDKMR, encoded by the exons atgacgcgcgcgccgccgctcgccgccctcgtcgcgctcctcctcctcgcggtgcaccggtgcgacggcgcgatccACCCGTACCGCGCCGCCAGGTTCACCCCaaccgacggcgcgcacgtcctccgcgcgggtcgcgaggGCCTGTACGCCTCG GCGTACGTGCGCTTCGAGGACGTGGAGTtccggcggtcgcggtcgcacgcgtcgcggtTCACCGGCGCCGACAGCGAGGGCAAGGACACTGGCGCGGTCCACGCCGTGCTCTTCGAGCTCAAGGATCACTTTCGGATAGGGTGgaccgacccgcgcgcgggcacgCGCCACCTCTGCTGCGATTCCcccgacctcgtcgccgacacCGGGTGCGTCATGAACGACGTCCTCATCGCCCCGCCGGACGACGGCAGGGAACCAGAGCCCGGGTGGCCGtgggtccgccgcgtcgagttTGTCGGCGATCACGCCGTGCGCTCAATGAGCGCCGAGCAAGTCACCGTCACGCGCGACGGCATGTACTACCTATGGTTCGtgacgtgcgacgcgtcgttgGGTGAGTCACTCACCGTCACCGGTCGCACGACGTGGCGCAACCCGCACGGCTACCTCCCGGGCATGATGCGTCACACGCGTCCCTTCTTCGGGACGCTGGCGCTGGCGTACGGGGGACTCGTTTTTTGGTGGACAGCGAAGGTTGCCAAAGTACACGTCAAAcgccccgacgtcgtcacGCAGCTGCACCACTGCGtcaccgcggtcgtcgccgcgtccttcaCCGAGGCGTTCCTGTGGTACGCCGACTACGAGTACTTCAACGCGGTGGGCGTAAggcccgtcgcgctcacctTACTCGCCGTATttttctccgcggcgagagaGAGCGCATCGCGAACGCTCGTGTTGGTCGTCTCCACCGGATACGGCGTGGTGCGTCCGACGCTGGGTGGGCTGAGCACGAAAGTGGTGGGGCTTGGTACCGCGTACTttgtcgccgcggtggcgctggacGTGGCGACGCACGTGGGAAACGTGGACGACTTAACGCAGACCACGCGggtgctcctcgtcgtcccggtTGCGCTGATGGACGCGACGTACATCCTCTGGATATTTTCGTCGCTGTCGCGGACGCTGAcgcagctccgcgcgcgacgacagCTGGCGAAGCTGGCGCTGTACGCGCGGTTCACcaacgtcctcgccgtctccgtcgtggGCAGCGTGATGTGGATTTTATACGAGACGTGGTTTCGCGCCACCGACGCTTTGAACCAAAAGTGGCAGGTGGActgggtcgtcggcgcgtttTGGCACGTCCTGTCgtttctcctcctcggcgcgattTGCGTGCTGTgggcgccgagcgacgacgcggcgacgcagtTCGCGTACGGCGAGGTATCGGggaaggacgacgcgaccggggCGATGTTCGACGGCTTCGAGGGGTGGGATTTCGGGGACGGAGACGCGAGTGGCGGCGGGTACTCGGATGAGGAGgatggacgcgaacgggagATGCGAAAGGTTCCGGCCGGGCACATGGGAGGGGGTAAGGGCATGGGCGTGGGTCAGACCCCGCtgaagggcggcgacgtgttcCTGAtggactcggacgacgagcgggaggcgcggctgGCGAGGGATAAGATGCGATGA
- a CDS encoding predicted protein, giving the protein MTERSRLGCASASSSGKKTVCLYSAARARGAGMFKLTLRPAVRRDPPDDGVEVRVTEDDASSKGAKRKRAPPTKGPCEHGVKYRSKCKVCSACPHGRLRTQCKECGGSEICEHGRRRYSCKECGGSGICEHGRVRSKCKECGGGSICEHGRIRSTCKECGGGAICEHGRERYWCRECGGSQICEHGRRRIQCKECGGSGICEHGRRRSRCKECGGSRICEHGRRRYSCKECGGSGICEHGRVRSKCKECGGGSICEHGRERHRCKECGGSQICEHGRQRHRCKECGGSGICEHGRQRSQCKECGGSRISEHGRERYSCKECGGSGICEHGRQRHRCKECGGSQICEHGRVRSQCKECGGASICEHGRQRRYCKECDGSQICEHGRRRSQCKECRAAKARTG; this is encoded by the coding sequence ATGACTGAACGGTCGCGGCTCGGCTGCGCctctgcgtcgtcgtcgggaaaAAAAACCGTTTGTCTTTACtctgccgcgcgcgcgaggggcgcggggatgtTCAAGTTGACTTTGCGGCCGGCCGTGAGGAGGGATCCCCCCGATGATGGTGTCGAGGTGAGGGTGACGGAGGACGATGCGTCGAGCAAGGGGGcgaagcggaagagagcccctcccacgaaggggccatgcgagcacggggtgaagtatCGGTCGAAgtgcaaggtgtgcagcgcttgtccgcacggtcGTCTGCGCAcacagtgcaaggagtgcggtgggtctgaaatctgcgagcacggtcgtcgccgctatagctgcaaggagtgcggtgggtctggaatctgcgagcacggtcgtgtacgctctaagtgcaaggagtgcggtgggggctcaatctgcgagcacggtcgtatacgctctacgtgcaaggagtgcggtgggggcgcaatctgcgagcacggtcgtgagcgctaTTGGTGCAgggagtgcggtgggtctcaaatctgcgagcacggtcgtcggcgcatacagtgcaaggagtgcggtgggtctggaatctgcgagcacggtcgtcgccgctctcggtgcaaggagtgcggcgggtctcgcatctgcgagcacggtcgtcgccgctatagctgcaaggagtgcggtgggtctggaatctgcgagcacggtcgtgtacgctctaagtgcaaggagtgcggtgggggctcaatctgtgagcacggtcgtgagcgccacaggtgcaaggagtgcggtgggtctcaaatctgcgagcacggtcgtcagcgccacaggtgcaaggagtgcggtgggtctggaatctgcgagcacggtcgtcagcgctctcagtgcaaggagtgcggcgggtctcgcATCTccgagcacggtcgtgagcgctatagctgcaaggagtgcggtgggtctggaatctgcgagcacggtcgtcagcgccacaggtgcaaggagtgcggtgggtctcaaatctgcgagcacggtcgtgtacgctctcagtgcaaggagtgcggtggtgcatcaatctgcgagcatgGTCGTCAGCGCAgatactgcaaggagtgcgatgggtctcaaatctgcgagcacggtcgtcgccgctctcagtgcaaggagtgtcgCGCGGCAAAGGCTCGAACGGGGTGA